A segment of the Amblyomma americanum isolate KBUSLIRL-KWMA chromosome 6, ASM5285725v1, whole genome shotgun sequence genome:
AAGCTCTCGCTGCAAACGAAGATCTACCTTTTCCCAGGAACACCTAGAAATGCTGCATCATTCTTGTTTCCTCAAAAGACGTCAGTTTCTTCAACATTTTGATATCTTACCTGATGAACAATGCAGATAAGCGGTATAGGACGGTGCGGTGCAACTGTAGCCTGCGGAAGAAAGCTGTTAGGACCTTCAGCTACAGTATCTCATTTCTCCAGTTGCTTTTTCACCTAACTTCATTTTATTACGCAGAATAAGGTGCCTGATGTTGGGCGAGGCACTCCTGCAGGCGCATGGCTACATCCAATACTCCGACAAGCGTTGTATGAGTGGCCATGATGTTCCGTATGCCTACACGTATGATGGTAATAAGGATTTCTTTTCGCTTGCGGTGGCACTCGAGCTTATATGTCAAACACAGCACTGATGCTAACGTTCAACATTTTGAAGGCTTACGTTGTATCGTGTATTTCAAGGGAAAAAAATACTGAGCGTTTCGTGGTAAGATTCAATATTCTCAAAGCAAATCCGCTGGCGGTATTGAACCGATCTGCAGAAAACAATCATCCTTCATCATTGTCTCGGGTGTCGTGGAATTGTCACGTGTatatgacagaaaaaaatttacaacTCATCTTCCCCTCTGTGGTAAAATATTAAACGAGAGGCGTGCTACGGATCTCCATACTTTTTGAGAAGTTCATAATGCAGCATTCTTTTCTCATTTAAATGTCTGGCGAGAGCAACATTCTTAAACAGCAATCAAATCTCACAAACTTTTCTTCGAGCATGTTTGACGATCGCGTTGTTGTTGGTTTTAGGTTTTTCACACGCATACTTTTTAGAGCTTGTTACACTTTCTTTTTATGGCTTTATTGCGTACTTACTGAAACATTATCGCAATATTTGAACTTGAACACGCGCCTGAGATTCCTCCCTCAGTCCCAATTCTTCAAGaacaacaagaagaaaatatATGCATCCCTGTTCTTAAAGAGACTTACCCACTCCACTGATTCGTTTCTGCAACGCAGGTCCGAAACTGTGGCAAGAGAATCAAGGACACGAAGGTACGGGTTTAGTTTTGCGCAAGCGGTCCGTTATTCTGCGCTCTGTTTGTAACCTATATTGGGCCTCATCCCTTTGTCTTTGTCTTTAGAAGATGAAGTGAGTTTAGCCTTGAATACTCCTCTGGCGGGAAGTAATGTTAAGCAAATTAAGGCACGTTAAAAATATGTTAAACCGCACAGTACTGGCACAGTACAGCCTTGCCTTAGCACAGTACATTGTCCctaactgcatgaaaaaaaatctgTTCGAAGCGCCTGAAGTTTCTTCGAATAGTAATGTTTAAATTGCACTCAGACTTCACCAGATGTAGTGTAGTCACTGCAGGCAACAGTAGGCCGCCTGCCAGAAAGGGGACGACGTCTGAGCACAGCACGTACGTCGCCCCTATCGAGTTTAGCCTCACTTTCTCTGTTAATTTAAATCGTCAATTACTGATAAATTTGCCAATTTTTTGCTCGCCTTACCACCATATAGAGCaagaccgatcatactgcgccaATAGTTTTGGGCCAATAGTTTATTTTATGCACCTCCAACATTAGATGGACTCTTTAAGGAGCAGTAAGAACATCTGAAACCTTGAGACCAGTATGACCGGTGTGTGTTGAATGCACAGGTATACTGCAATAATGTGCTGTACTGTACGGGTGCTATGCAGGACTGTATACACATTGCACCACAGTAATTATTTGTGCTCTAAACATAAGATTTGGTCCGTCACTGAAAAGGCAACCTCATCATGCGCCTTTGGATTCCGAACAGCTAACGCAGCCTACAAAAAAGCTGCTGCTGCATTTTAAATAAATGTGAAACttggcggctgcgtgtttatggaggaaaaacgctaaggcgcccgtgtgctgtgcgatgtcagtgcacgttaaagatccccaggtggtcgaaattattccggagccctacactacggcacctctttcttccgttcttctttcactccctcctttgtcccttcccttacggcgcggttcaggtgtccaacgatatatgagacagatactgcgccatttcctttccccaaaaaaaccaattttttattattattgatacCGCTCTGAATGGCTGTCAACTTTGCTACTAGGGGCTCGCTAAATATCTGCGCACCTTTCCGATCGTTTTGGTGCTTGCTTTTACCCTCCTGGCAGCTCATATTCGAGCAAAAAATACAGAGGAAAACTGTCATCAATGACGCCAAATTGGGCCTTGACGGAAACGGGACAGGGAACAGAACCATTGTGTGAACTCAGTGTTTTACCAGTGTGCAGCGCTGCCACCAGCCGtcaacgcgcatgcgcagatagctACACATTACTCATGCGTTGTTGGATGCTTCGACCAGGAGTGGTCACTGGGATCCGTCTCATTCTTTAATCTGGTGGGAACTGACCGTGTTATTTTACAGTGCAGTGAATCTATTTGAACGAGAACATTACGTTCAGACGTGGTCAAATTAGATACCCCccatatacaggatgtttcacctaagagtttttaaagcggaaagctgcaggctagttggtgaacTTTAGATTCAGCGTTCGTATTGTCCGTCTCTCTTCTACACTGTAAAAAAGTGTGTGAAATTACAGGCGTTTTTGCGGAATTTTTTTGTTGCCCCTCGGAAAAAAATCTGTTACTGGAAATAACAGAAACGTGATCAAGCAATAAAACAGGCATATTATGTTTCTGACATAGTTTCTtattattaactagagggaatgctggcgccccgcctatgggagtctGCATGGAGCCTcatcgagaccacctgtaccaccattggcgctctaagcatcagggggcggagagctaccgactgcagaactacagcttttggccaaaaaataatgaaaaaacaaacattgttcgataatcaagaatgtcctatcattctaTATTCTAtttataaattgcaacaaacgagcagaaaagcatgtaaatgcaaagtttgctcaaaataagcgatggcttgctctcctattggccaagcgttgcagaccacaaaagccaatatttcgtacttaacaggcgcacttttagaAAGAGATatgcttttgaaaaaaatgttgtcgcttcaacattttaaaacttctttccacagcattttggaaaacaagaaccttttattggcgtcatgtgcttttgcgttttcgctactgtggcttttgcgcactacttttacgccgaaatcgtctgcgccgtggatacggaatggaaTATCTCTGTAAGGCCACTCCGCGTTCCTGTAAAAAacaaacctactgtcccgcacgaAGTAGCTCATcgtcccatgatgctttgcgcgcccatagAGGTTCAgctgcagtgccgccagctttccctccagtTAATACTAAGGAACTCTATGGTTTTTGACCGCCGTGGCCTAGTCACGTGCGTTTCCAGTAAGAAAGAAGCAACGAAAAATTCTCCTGAAAACCTTAAAAActttcgtttattttttaaacCCTGGAATGTAGTAAACTAAAGCGCAGCGCTAACTTTTCCGCACAACTACTAGCGGCACTTCGCAAGATGGCTCCCGAATGAAGAGCGGTGGATTTCTTGCTGCGTCGattgattcgtttttttttttggacaggtgagtgaaaaaaaaaacaatctctgCCGCTTGATACAGATAGTATGTTTTGCTTTTTGTCACCTGAGGTGGTCTCTAAACTGTATTGTAGATGATACGTGCGATGGAGGTGGATTGCTGTAGCGAAATGTTAAGGCATGGGCGCATCTCACAAAATGGCAGGAAAGCCCGAGCCGTGTGTAACTTTCCTCCTCCACCTTGTGGTTTCAAGCTGTCTATGCTCCGTAAACTGCTCATGATGGAAGGTGCAGCTCTGACACGCAGTTGAAActaacaggacgagcgctgacgcgCGAATGCCTTCccgccgcggacgccgccgtTGCGGCAAGCGTCGTGTGGTTCCATCGTGCTAGCTTCTCGTGCGGCGGCCTCGCTACAGCAACCACGAAGCCTTAATTTTCCTCGCTTTCGTGACTGTCTCTAAGGGCTATTTGAAATATTTCCACTGTGTTTTAGCGTGGTGTGCGCGTTGAAGTTGAGATTTGCCAGGGGCCAGGTTCTCGCTTGGGCTGCGGCTCGCGGGATTGGCCGCCGCGCGGGCAGTCGTCATGCAGCCGTCGCACCGGCCGGTCGCTCGAGCTGAAACCAGTATCGCAGGTTTCCGGCACCTGCGTCAGCGTGTCGTTCCGAATGCAGCGGCATCGCATCTTGCTCATGTGGGGCTACGGCTGAGCGGAGGCTGTTCGGCTGGCGCAGACCGCAGCTTTTTCTCGAGAAGAAAAGGCTGCGGTCTGGGTCCTTGCctagctgtcgacaagcaacgtcgacccggaggCGGATCGTTCGTTTCGCgcggtggagcatgtcttcgcctcagtagGCTCGGTGGCCTGGTCGCCACCGCTGTATCGGCTTAAGCGTCAAAAAGGTTCCACAcggcttttgctatggctgtgaaaTATAATCTAAAAATTGTAATGCCGAATATCCTGTTTGCTCTGTTTGCCGGGTAATGAGAACAACCATATTGGACTATATCACGTATTACCGACAGTTCTTGGCGGTGAGATGCATGTTATGTTGGGCACGGGCCGTCGATCACCTGCATGTGTCCGTTCTCTTCGAAGGCTGGCGCTGATTTGCACGCGgcgtagatgcttgacagcatgctgcACTTACAAGCAGATTGAGGGCGCAGGTTACTTGACTGCTTACTAATGGCTAAGTTTAGGCTTCGAGCGAATGCGCATTTCTGCTGACATAGTCCGTCGCGTCGCCtgtcgccgacgcttgcatgCAACCTGATACGAGTCAGCGGTGCTTGCCGCGCAACCAGGCGTGCAGACGTCGATCATGTGTACTATGTTGGTAGGTGCGCATCTGTAGCATCTCGAAAGCAGCAAATAGACCGTGTAATTTAACTGCGTATATAGCCTACTTATTGAAGAGCGCGTAGCAAGTAGCATGGAGGGCACACTTTGAACGAGGCTTTAGAGGCTCACCAAAGGCTCACCAACGAGgctcaccaaaggagcgaaatcTTTAAGGAGCAGCcacgctgctacacggtgcaaCCCAAatgtgaaacagtcgttgaggcttagcaggGTGTGCCTCTCATTTTAGGCAGGGTGTGTCTCTCATATCGGTCAGTAATTAGACGATTAATCAGCTTAAATTAGCTAATAAACTTCGTTATTTCTGCTTAAAGTGGCAAGGTTATATTGCAAAATTTATTCGTCAACATAGAGAGCTagcgttgtttttaatttttttttggcaatgtaGTACGTAGTATCGAAGCTTTTTCAGTTGACTTGCCCACATTACCTAACTAAACAATGCCATCGCTGTGCATGGTATTGCCGCTGAAATCTAGTTAACTTATACGTCATCCAATGCACTAACTGCGCCTGTATTTGATGCATGCATTAGAAGTGCGAGAAGCGATATTTTATGAATATGTAATGCTAGAAAGCCGACTCAACGAACTTTCAGGTGCATATTTTTGAGCCGATATTTCGAACGATACTGTCGATTAACAATATTTAAAAAACAGCTGGCATTCGAAGTTGACGGCTATTACTTTGCAATACAGCCTTGCCTCTAAGATCAAAGACAGAAAAGTCAATCAAAGTTAATCATTTATCTATACTGATGCATTTGAGGTATACGTAttgtctgccttgctgtacaatccagctcagaagaccacaccgacgtaactaagtacttgaaataaaaatctgaaaaagtgacaaaaatcacCCTTTGTATATAATATcactgtgtaggaaaaaaatgtaTCTGTACCGCTCTTTGTCCGccacatttcacacacacacacttaaggtAATGGAATCGGGGTTTGGCATTCAGGCTTTTGTTTTTTGATTGGAGAGGGGTATGTTCTGCCTTGGGAATCTATAGTAGCAAGAGGTAAGGCAGAAAAGACCATAACGTTTTGATAAAACATGTTTCACCTTGTTTTATTATTAAATTCTCCTTATTCATATGGCCACATGTGCTGTCGAGGCTATGAGCTTATATGACACATGAGCTACGAACGAAGCCGACAGCTTTATTACTACCCACTGGATCTAAacctcacttgtggagatgaaagtctaTCTCAAGTTCTTTAAGATGTGACGGTAAAATGATGTGATCACTCAGAAAAATGGCGCATAATTGGCTTTACTAGCGTCCTAGAGACTTCTGTTTAAAATGGCACCTGTATGACCGGAAACTCCGCCAACACATGCGCCTCATAAACAGTGAGAATGTAGAAGCACCATATGCTCTTTCCACCTAGCAGTACCTGCGACTCCAGCTGATGTACAGTTTTCGATAAAACGAATCTTGCTGCTTTATCATGATGAGGAGCTTGCCAAGAAGGTTTGAGCAGGAATGTGACACTTCGCAAAGCTAGAGTTTTATTTCTGGATGGAAACGGGTAagattagtgtttttttttgcttaactTATACTACTCAGAACGTAGCGGATCATTCATGGGACCTGATTTTTTTTAACACATCATAGTTCCTTTTGCCCTTGTCGGAGTAGTTGTGCAAGTGTACAacatatatatttttgtctttcaactGTAAAAATTAAATATTTAGTTTTTGTGCCTGGTCGTTAGTCGCAGCTTGTGGCTCTTTGTTTCAGGGCTATTGCAGCTATTAATCTTGCAACAGGAACGAAGGTTGAGAAGACAGGCAGAAAGCAACACTGCCTGGCACCGAGAGTTGCTGCAGTCATAACAGCACTCAAAGACTACGACTTTTATATTTTTGGCTTGTGTTGCTCTTTCTAGGACTACACGTTTTTTTTCGGGAGTAATAAGCCTTTTATTATTGGCATTGATAAATGTTGTACTCACAGATAGTTTTGTAGCAGGGTGTTGTAAAGTGACGTCAGCCGCAATCAGACTGCCTTGCAAGCGCTGATGGCACGTGCGTTTATAGTTTGATATCCTTCCCTTGTTCTCCCTTTCCCCTTTCCCCCCTCTCTGTTTCGTATATATACGCTCCGAGCCGGAAGCAATAAAGATTTCATGTTGCAATCTTCGAACGGCGTACTGTCGTATACAGTAAGACACGCCACGTGTGTCGTAACGATGTAACAGTGGCGACGAGGCCAGAAAGAACCCTTGAGGTGAAAAATGATTTAAGCCAGGCAGTTAAGCAGGAAACAGCGGCCGCGGAAATACCGACCATGGCTCATCATCAACTACCGGAATACGATGACCAGTCCGACAACTGGAAGGCCTACATCACGAAGGTAGAAGCTTATTTTGAGGCAACTGGCGTCAGCGACTCGGGAAAGAAGAGGATGTTGCTGGTAGCAGCATTGAGTACGCGCACCGTGCAAGTGCTCTCAGGACAGGTTGCACCGAGGAAGCCAAACTCGCTGACGTACGAGGAAGCAGTCAAAGTTTTGGATGCCTACTTCGACCCCAAGCGTCATGAAATAACGGAGAGCTATCGGTTCTTCAATCGCTGCCAGTTGGAAGGTGAGCCCATTCAACAGTTCATCGTTGAAGTTCGCCGGATTGCGGATGGCTGTAATTTCGGTGACATGCTAGACCGGATGCTTCGCGACAGAATCGTCTGTGGCGTGAGGTCAAGCGCTATTCAGAAGCAGCTATTATCGAAAACAGATTTGACGTTGAAGGAGgctgtcccgccgcggtggctcagtggttagggcgctcgactgctgatccggagttcccgggttcgaacccgaccgcggcggcagcgtttttatggaggaaaaacgctaaggcgcccgtgtgctgtgcgatgtcagtgcacgttaaagatccccaggtggtcgaaattactccggagccctccactacggcacctcttcttcctttcttctttcactccctcctttatcccttcccttacggcgcggttcaggtgtccaacgatatatgagacagatactgcgccatttcctatccccccaaaaccaattattattattgaaggaGGCTGAAACAATTGTCATATCAGCAGAAGCAGCGGAAAACGATACAAAGAAGATGTCTTCTGACATTGAATCCGTACTCAAGGTCAATGCACGACAAGCTGATGAACTGGTGTCAGTATGTGGGCGTTGCGGAAgtaagaaacacaacagaaacgcCTGCGGCTGGGCGAAAGCGAGGTGTTACCGCTGTGGTGTATACGGCCATCTGGCGAAGATGTGCCAAAGCGACGTGCGGAAAGGACGCCCAAAGGCACGTTCACAATGCAGGCAAGGAGAAGCGTTTGCATAACAGCGGATGTTACTGAGGAAAATGGAGACGATGCGCACATTTGGACACTAACCGCACCCTTCAATGGTCGGCTACCACCACCTATTCTTCGTActttcacatggtgtggcatTGACGTACCTATGATTGTGGACACCGGCTCACccgtctgtgttgtgtccaaagAGATTTTTGAGAAAAACCGTGAACATTGGCCGCAATTAGGACCCGCATTCATTAAACTGTCCTGTTATCTTGGACAACTTCCAGTAGTAGGGAAACTGAGTATGTCAGTGTCCTACAACGACAAGGAGGTCAAGAGTTCCTTGATGGTCCTGAACTGTTCAGGTCCGAGCCTTTGTAGACGGGAGTTGATTTCCAAGTTCAATGACGCAGAAACCTCGGTGTTGAACGTATCAGTGCAACAAAACTCTGGTCCGGGAAGCAGCCATACCTACGCCACGCATGCCGTCCTGTCAGAGTTCAAAGACGTCTTCAGCCCCGAGCTGGGCCTCATTGACGGACACCCTGTTCATCTGAAGCTCAAGGAAGGCGCCATGCCGAAATTTTGTAAGGCCCGTTCCCTTCCATTTGCTTTACGCGACAAAGTTTCGAAAGAGATTGATAGGCTCGTAACGCTTGGAGTACTGTCACCTGTAACGCACGCCGAATGGGCTACTCCCATTGTGCCTGTAATGAAGAAGAACGGCGAGGTTAGAATCTGCGTTGATTTTAAGGTGACCCTGAATCTCGTCTGTGAACTGGAGCAGTACCCGTTGCCAGCTATTGATGACATCTTCGCATGCCTGAACGGTGGGAACTGCTTAAGCACGCTGGATTTAAAAGACGCGTATAACCAAGTCCCCCTCGATGAGGACTCAAGGAAGATGTGCGTAATCAATACACACCGTGGGTTGTTTTGCTACAACCGACTGGCGTtcggcatagcttccgcgcctgcCATCTTCCAGCGGAATATTGAAACAGTTCTGCAGGGCCTGACAGGTGTTCAGGCTTACCTTGACGACGTTTTGGTATCAGAAAAACTTGGTAGCACCGACAGATTACGACAAGTACTGCAGCGTTTTCGTGAGCATGGAGGGAAGCTCAGACTTGAGAAATGCAGCTTTCGCCAAGAGGCAGTGACGTATCTGGGTCATAAAATTGATCGTGAAGGTCTGCATCCGATAGAGAAGCATGTTGAAGCAATCGCGCAAGCCCCCAACCCACAAAATGTTCAGCAGTTGAGGTCGTTTCTGGGCATGATTACATTTTATTCGAAGTTCGTGCCCAACATGTCTTCCGTACTTGCACCGCTGTACAAGTTATTGGAGAACAGCACACGTTGGTTCTGGGGACATGCGCAAGAAGCAGCTTTTCGTGCAGCAAAAAAATGCCTTCGGGAAGCGGCTGTGCTGGCTCACTATGATCCCGAGAGACCCCTCAAGATAGAGTGTGACGCTTCACAGGACGGAATAGGTGCCGTGCTTTTCCATACATTCGGAAAGGTAAACAAACCTGTCGGGTTCCGTTCTAGGACGCTAACAAGGGCTGAGAAAAATTATTCCCAGCTTGAGAGGGAAGCCCTTGCTCTTGTGTTTGGAGTGTCCAAATTCCGTGATTATCTCGTAGGCCGAGAATTTGtattggtcaccgaccaccagccGCTCCTGGGCCTGCTGAAGGCGGATCGACCAACTCCAGCATTGGCAGCCGCCAGAATACAGCGCTGGGCGCTGTACTTAGGCGGATTCCGCTATCAGCTTCAAAACTCTCCTGGTAAACAACTCCTCAACGCTGACGCCCTTAGTAGACTGCCACAACGGACGTCTGAGCCGAAGCCACCAGAAGCGGACCCACCAGACTATCTGCTGGCCTTGAGTGTGTTCGATAAGGGAACTGTGTCAGTTGAGGAGCTAAGGCAGTTGAGTGCGGGCGACCCTGCTCTGAGTAAAGTTATGCGATTCACCAAGAACGGTTGGCCGCCCTGCGCGAAAGGCTTGAACACGAGTGTCGCACCTTTTTTTTGACAAGAAATTGGAGCTTTCTTTGGCCCACGGGTTGTTATACTGGGGCCGGCGAGAAgtcgttccgatggaggcgcgacGTCGCATCTTATACCTTTTGCATGAGACGCACCAGGGATCGTCCGCTATGAAGGCGGTTGCTAGATCGTCATTCTGATGGCCAGGGTTAGATCGCGAAATAGAGGCAGTGACAGCGTCATGTCAGAGTTGTGTCCAAAACCTGCCCATGCCAGCTACAGCAACGCCAAAAGGCTGGCCCGCTACTGTTGAAAAATGGGCAAGGGTACATATCGATTTTGCGGGACCTATTGCAGGGAACATGGTACTCGTGGTCGTGGACGCATACAGTAAGTGGATTGAAGCTGTGCCACTCCGACAAGCAAACGCTTCATGCACAATCAACTGCCTGCGCGGTATCTTCTGCAGATTTAGCGTGCCACGAACCATCGTATCCGATAATGGAACGCAGTTTACCGCTGACGAGTTCGCTACTTTTGTCAAGAGGAACAACATAACGCATCTGCGCACAGCTGTATATCACCCTCAATCGAACGGCCTAGCAGAAAGGGCTGTCAGGACAATTAAGGACGGCCTCAAGAAGATTGGTGAGGGGTGGCTGGAAGATAATATAAACAAGCTCCTTTTCAATTACAGAAGGACACCTAACCGCTCTGGAAAATCGCCGTCAGAGCTGCTCTTCGGATATAAAATTCGATCCCGTTTAGATACATGTTTCCCTCCTGTACACGCAGGGCCAGCGAACGAAGCAAACGAGTGGCCACTGCCATTGCCTGAAGCTACCGTGTACGCCCGCAACTTCGGAAGGGGTGAGAAATGGACTCCAGGAATTGTAGAGTCTACAACAGGCTCTCGGATGGTGAGCATTCGAACACCAGCCGGATCAGTAAGACGACATGTTGACCAGGTGCGGGACCGGGAAGATGCGACGCCACCGTTTGGTAAATACCAAGAAGCGGCTAAACGAGACTCGAGAACAGGTACTCCTAGCGACTACCCACTGTTGCCGAGAACGCCAGCCGAACAAGGGGGCATAACAGAACCTGAGCATGAACTTCAGCCGGAACTCGCAGGGAGCAACGCTGAACCCGTCAGATCACCCCAAGCCTTGCGGCGCTCTACACGTCAAAGGAAACCAGTACAGCGACTTCACTATTAAGGAAGAAGGGATGTTGTAAAGTGACGTCAGCCGCAATCAGACTGCCTTGCAAGCGCTGACGGCACGTGCGTTTATCGTTTGATATCCTTCCCTTGTTCTCCCTTTCCCCTTTCCCCCCTCTCTGTTTCGTATATATACGCCCCGAGCCGGAAGCAATAAAGATTTCATGttgcaaccttcgaacggcgTACTGTCGTATACAGTAAGACACGCCACGTGTGTCGTAACGATGTAACACAGGGAGACTGCTTAAAACTCAAGGCCCCATGTTTTCACTTTCATTTTAATGAAGTGCTCCTTCATACAAGCTGTTTTGTTTTCGGTTCGCAGGCAATGCTACGCCAATGAAAATCAGTGTGTTGTGCAAACGTTTCATATTTAGACATTGTTAAATTGGCTGCAGGcaacttccctcgagcagtgAATTATCGAACCTCACGCTTTCAATTCTGTAAGCGACGTAAAGAGCGCATTTGTAATTTAATGTGCACTTCTTTAAATGCTTGCAGAAAAGCCGCATTTTGTGGCggaaaaaatattgaaataaaagAACAACCAGGCAACAGAACTTTCCATTACTTTGAAACATATATtctgcaaacaaaaaagaaagatgtgTGTAAATTAACAGCAAGCCAAAAACAGAGAACTGAACTCTCTTTTTATTCACTgattttctgtacatgatagaaaagaaacactgtaaaataacagaatCACTGAAAACAGAAAGTGAATTTCACAGACCTTTTGCAAGCTTTCAGTAAATAATGAtgaagaaaagtatgaaaatCACAGACTTACTTCGAAACAGAAAATTGAACGTTAAAGAAGTTTCACAGTGATTTTcggtaaataataaaaaagcgaCATTGTAAAATTtgtgtttagaatttcgaaaatgcggtggcCCTCGGCGGTCGCCGAAAAAATTTCGCCGATATCACGCCAATAGATATGCTTTCAAGACCTTGCAGGCAAATCCCAACAAATTTGGCCGTTATCATGCCAAtacacatgcgctttcgagaaacttgcaggcaaagcaacctttgcaGTGCACGTAGCCCGCCGAAAtagccaaagtttgttgggccacagcgccaaaggtaatcgTGCATTCGAAATTATGCAAACCGGTA
Coding sequences within it:
- the LOC144095449 gene encoding uncharacterized protein LOC144095449 → MAHHQLPEYDDQSDNWKAYITKVEAYFEATGVSDSGKKRMLLVAALSTRTVQVLSGQVAPRKPNSLTYEEAVKVLDAYFDPKRHEITESYRFFNRCQLEGPANEANEWPLPLPEATVYARNFGRGEKWTPGIVESTTGSRMVSIRTPAGSVRRHVDQVRDREDATPPFGKYQEAAKRDSRTGTPSDYPLLPRTPAEQGGITEPEHELQPELAGSNAEPVRSPQALRRSTRQRKPVQRLHY